In the genome of Paralichthys olivaceus isolate ysfri-2021 chromosome 10, ASM2471397v2, whole genome shotgun sequence, the window AGATGTTGATTTATAGGGAAATCAATAATGCAATGCCTGCCTCTTGGAACCATGGTGTCAGCGCAACGGGGTGGCTGGAAACCGCTGGTTTGGTTGTAATGATGCAGCAAAACGGACATTAAACCCTTACACATCAGTTTTACATCTGTTTTGGTTGATGTTTGCTGATTACTCTGAACGCGCATCACCTTTGGAGAGCATTTGACTTTTACGCACGAATGCACCGGAGAAGCATAAGTGCCTGGGTCCAGAttttttatatcatattatagTACAATGAAGCTTTGTTCAATTTTTAAGGATGAtatgaaaagacattttgtggagtAGACCAGCAGGATAATTGGAGTAAGTAATTGGAGCGGCGACAAAGACATCTTCTATGCGCGCATAGAAGATGTTCAACTGTCTTTAAAGTTGGACAACGAAGACGTCACTGATGTTTAATGAACTTACCTGATCAACAAGCTCTAGGTCTGTATTTTTATGATCTACATCTTTTGACCTGATGTCACACGATGGAGAACTGGATGTTCCTCTTCATCTGCCTTGCGCGTTAAGGTATTGGACACTCAACGATGATTTTTCATTGTTGAGCGAAAATATAAGAGAGTAgcacaaaaagtgtttttaatttttataaacCAAAGAGGTTTCCAGCAATCAACCGATCGTTTGTCTAATCATCGTTAGAGGCGAGATGGCAATGCTTTTGTCATTTGAATGCTGAGACTTAATCGCAGTTTATTGTACTAAACTGAGTCCAGACTATTTTCTTGATTCAGAACATTTTCTTCCAAAATGATTCAACCTTTTATGTTTACATTGCAGCCTTGAATCTGGcaagtctttatttttaaatatggtAATATAACATTTCTGTGCGTAAAATGCCAAAAAATCAAATGTGGATTAcgttgtattatatatatatatattctttaagTACAACTTTCCGAACCTTTAACTGAGTAAAAAGTCAATCCTTTAGTTTTAGGAAACTGCAGTGTTTTAAAGttgattatttttccttttcgaGTTTAGAAATGTGCTCCATGTGATGCGTATCGAGGCACTGTAATTACAACGTGTCTGTTTATAGGCTTGATAAACGTTTAAGATGAGGCTTCCATTGTAGTTGTGATTTTGGAAAACAGTCTTGAGAAATGTTTcacctacttttttttttttacaaagctcTCTCCATGAGATTCCAGTCCTCCGCGCGGACTAGCACTTGATCTCGGCGGGAGGACGCGGACGGAGGGAAGATGGCCATCCACGCCGAGGGTCTCGTGGCTATCGTTATTTTCTATATGCTGATCCTGTTCGTGGGGATCTGGGCCGCGTGGAAGAATAAGAACTCTGGAGTTGGCGATGGCGGAGAGCGGAGCGAGAGCATCATGGTCGGGGGAAGGGACATCGGATTGTTCGTCGGTGGATTCACAATGACCGGTGCGTTGGTTAACTCTGGGTAGACTTTTAAAGTATTAGTTTGTTGGAGGGAGCTGACAttggtctgtgtgtgcattATGTCATATTTGGGTGTTATATGAGACAATACATTTCATCAAGTTCGTCTTTTACGCACGGACAGCACTGGAGCCACAAACACCCTGTGATCTATTACTGCAGTGCATTCATTACATTTCAACGCACTTACAGAATTAATGCAACATAACAAGCACTAACATTTCATTAAAGACCGTTTCTGGAAAAGGTAGAATCTCTTTTTAATATATActtgtgtttctatttttcttgGTTGCAGCCACTTGGGTGGGTGGGGGCTACATCAATGGGACAGCGGAGTATGTCTACCTGCCAGACTATGGCCTGGCCTGGGCACAGGCACCCTTTGGTTATGCTCTCAGCCTGGTAGTAGGTAAGAAACAATCAATTAATTATACCCTACAAAGGCAGTGCGTAAAACACAACCAAGTGCAATGTAAGAATGCAGAGATGCTGCAAATGTGAAAAGGTTTTTTATAGAACCATACTAGATGAagcaaaacatgcaaaacacaccACATATATATTTTGCATCAAACTGTACTGCTTTAGACATTGTTGAAGACTTTCTCAAATCATTCATTATGCTATTTCTCTGCCTCATGTAATGTCTGACATTATTCAGGAGGGCTTTTCTTTGCCAAACCAATGCGCTCACGTGGCTATGTCACCATGCTGGATCCCTTCCAGCAGCTGTATGGAAAACGGATGGGGGGCCTGCTCTTCATCCCTGCACTGATGGGAGAAATCTTCTGGTCTGCAGCCATTTTATCTGCCCTGGGTAGGTGGTCTCTGAGTAGGAACTCTTAAATATCATCAAACCCTAAACTAACTTTAAATGTCTCAAGTCATTGTTTGCATCACTTTGATTTCATTGTGAAGTCAGTGACTGTATTTGCTGAACTGAATGTGTTGCCCTGCAGGTGCCACACTGAGCGTGATCGTGGACATCAACATAAATATGTCTGTGGTGATCTCAGCACTGATTGCGATCTTCTACACGCTTGTTGGAGGACTCTACTCTGTAGCATATACAGATGTGGTCCAGCTCTTCTGTATCTTTTTAGGCTTGGTGAGTTTTACCGAGATCAATGTCTACCCCAAATGTGATATGCCAGATAGATGGAGTGAAAGCCACGGGTTTTTAGCAATTTACAAAGAAAGTCAAGAGTTACACAAAGAGTTGCTTTTTTCATCTTGAATTGTGAAGttgttttgatgtttatttGACAAATTTCATGCATAAAAAGATACAAAATAACCATCTAAATGACATATTAgcagaaaaacactgatttgCTGAAGCAGGAATATCCATTGTCAGAGAACCATGTTAAAATCTAAGTATTTTGCTAAAACTAAAATGGTATTTGTATTCTCATACCCTCCTCTCCAACAGTGGATCAGCGTGCCTTTTGCCCTGTCCAATCCCGCTGTGTCAGACATCAGTGTTTCAGCCAAAGAAGCAATCTACCAGTCACCCTGGCTGGGGAAGATTGAGCCAGAGGACAGATGGCTCTGGGCCGACAACTTCTGTTTGCTGGTAAGAAGATACATGAAGACGCAGTATATCACTGTAAAGTAAACTGCATACACAATTTGATTCCTCTTAAACTGCCAAGTGCAACAGGGGAGGGGGTTAAATGAAGTATTGAAGTTGGAATTTAAGCACAGACAAGTTATCAACATTATTATCTAGAAAATCTCAAAGCTGTTCTGACTTAGAAGATCTGTGTTGCTGGTAGTGTAGCTGACTGATGTGCATTGGTTTGGTGTCTGTATTTACTatggtgtttctgtttctagatgtTGGGGGGGATTCCCTGGCAGGTCTATTTTCAACGGGTTCTTTCTGCCTCTTCAGCTACCTACGCCCAGGTCCTTTCCTTCCTCGCCGCCTTCGGCTGCTTGGTCATGGCCGTCCCCTCTGTCCTCATAGGAGCTATAGGGGCCTCCACCggtaaatacatacacacacacacacacacacacacacacacatacacatggatGACTACACTTCAAGCTGTTCGTATATAGCAGTAcgtaaatatatacacagacacacgcatTGATTAAGCCGTTAATGAAACATCACAAGACAATCGAAACATCCAGGATTCGTATCCTTTATTCAAATCAGAAAGTTTGATCAAAGCAGTGCCTCCCTGGGTTGTTTACACCCCAGCAGCTTTTTTTCAGATGTGTAAATGCAGATGCATACAGTATCTGGAGGGTAAACAACAGCAGACGGATACAGTCACGACGGGCAGAGTCATCAGACCATGCTGATATAGTGAATATTACATCTGAAGAGGTGCTAATTAATCTGGTCCATCTGAGGCTGTTTCATGTATAACCGACACTAATCATCTGCTGCTTGCGAATAGGGGGAacaggggagggaggaaaagacaCGGATTGATATTATGTAAATTTCAAGGATGGAGAGAAGGTTGGAAAAAGGGGGCAGAAAGATAGAAGGATGTTAGAGGGTTTAAATGCAAAAGGGGGAAATGAGAACAAATGGATTGGAAAACTAGTGAGTTTGATGTTCTGACATATTTGAGTTTTGCATTActccaaaaatgtcaaaaaaacaataaatgtgcaTCATGTCTTATTAAAGTCAGTCTTTATAAACTATTGGTCACTGATGAGtattcaaaataataattttacaaatgcaaaaaggtttaaaatgacacattttccaaaattcagtgtttcctctgatgTTCATCCTCACCCTATTCTGTATTTTATCAGCTATCAGTGTTTTATTAGAATCAATGGCTTGCTGCAGAAATTAATCATCATTAATGCAATGATTATTAATCAAATttacaattaaaatgtaattaaactaaTGTCTTCTGCAACACTGTTGCATGTTTTGTGCTTTTAAGGGGCCTGTCGGATCATTTGTGAACCAATGAGTATCTATTCTGACTTTGCTCTTATCTCAACATTTCCCTTTTATTATTGCAGAAAGCCCAGCCTGATATTATAATCACAGCTGTATTTTAGCACAGAAACACGTGAAGCCCTTTTATTGTTAAGGACAATTTACAGTGTGCATTATAATAAGGTCTCAAAATGTAGCCTTTTGTCTGAAAAACTGTAAGGGATTAGGACAGACATTTTAATACACTAATCAGTCTCCACTTAAAGCAGTATTGTGTTATGCATgttgctgtatttttttgttcagCATGGCATTCAGGCAAATACTGGTACTAGATAATCCTGATACTTGAATGCAGAGGTTGATTGCAATGATAAGAGGTGCTACAATAGGCCTTGACATTTCCATTTCCAACTTTCACAATATTTCTTCAGACTGGAACCAAACTACTTACGGTTCCCTCCCTCCGAAGGACAAAGAAGAATCAGACATGATCCTACCCATAGTGCTGCAGCACCTATGCCCATCCTACGTCTCCTTCTTTGGTCTGGGGGCGGTGTCAGCTGCGGTCATGTCGTCAGCGGACTCATCTATTCTCTCAGCCAGCTCCATGTTTGCCAGGAACATCTATCAGCTCGCCTTCCGGCAGTCGGTAAGAGTGCCAACAAAAAATACCAGCACTCATATGCATAGTTTaaacatcaataaatcaatcatctTTTCATCCCAAGTGTGTCagattttgaaaacaaaaatacacagcaGTGCAAATTGAATCTACGTTGCTATTACTGTTTGTGTAACATACAAAACCAAGCCCCAGACCTGGGGCTTCAAAAGCTGTGTTCACACCAAATACGAAGTACATTTTCATGTCGAGTTTGGCCACAGGATCATTTGTGTTGTCTTGGATTGCTTGCTTGAATACTGCGTATACACACCCTGCCAATATTAAAGGGAATAACTCAAATTTCACATCTATCGTGTATCAGGAATGACATGACACTGGTACTAGATAATCCTGATAGACATTTGGGTCTATTCGTGTCTCTTGTCATACATCCTGGTTTAATCTTGTCTTCATCTTATTCCTCCTTCTTCACTCTGTCgtccttttcttctttcctaCAGGCCTCAGATCGTGAAATTGTTTGGGTCATGCGCTTCACCATCTTTGTATTCGGCGCTCTCGCCACTGCTATGGCATTGTTGACTGGATCAGTATATGGCTTGTGGTACCTCAGTTCCGACCTGGTCTATGTCATCATCTTTCCCCAACTTCTCAGTGTGTTATTTGTCAAGGGCACTAATACCTATGGCTCTGTGGCTGGCTATGTCTTTGGTCTGTTGCTACGCATTGGTGGAGGGGAGCCCTACCTCAAACTCCCTCCCTTCATCTTCTACCCTGGCTGGGTTAAACAGGAGAAGGTACACCACCTCACTGGTAATGTTGAGTACTTTGTCCAGCAGAAGTTTCCATTCAAGACTATGTCCATGGCGGCATCCTTCTTGGCGAATGTGGCCTTTTCTTACCTGACAAAGTACCTTTTTGAAAGTGGTATGCTGTCACACAAGTACGACTTCCTGGATGCTGTAGTGTCCAAGCATAGCAAGGAGATCATGGACAAGGCTACGTTGGTAAGCAACCATGACAACATCATCCTTTCAGAGATGGCTCCCGTCAAGCAGGCACTGAGTGTGTCACTCGCTGGAACCTTCACCAACACCGAGATCCTCAGTGATGATGGGGCATCCAGTCCAGAGGATTTTCACCATGACTAGACA includes:
- the LOC109631219 gene encoding high-affinity choline transporter 1-like, with amino-acid sequence MAIHAEGLVAIVIFYMLILFVGIWAAWKNKNSGVGDGGERSESIMVGGRDIGLFVGGFTMTATWVGGGYINGTAEYVYLPDYGLAWAQAPFGYALSLVVGGLFFAKPMRSRGYVTMLDPFQQLYGKRMGGLLFIPALMGEIFWSAAILSALGATLSVIVDININMSVVISALIAIFYTLVGGLYSVAYTDVVQLFCIFLGLWISVPFALSNPAVSDISVSAKEAIYQSPWLGKIEPEDRWLWADNFCLLMLGGIPWQVYFQRVLSASSATYAQVLSFLAAFGCLVMAVPSVLIGAIGASTDWNQTTYGSLPPKDKEESDMILPIVLQHLCPSYVSFFGLGAVSAAVMSSADSSILSASSMFARNIYQLAFRQSASDREIVWVMRFTIFVFGALATAMALLTGSVYGLWYLSSDLVYVIIFPQLLSVLFVKGTNTYGSVAGYVFGLLLRIGGGEPYLKLPPFIFYPGWVKQEKVHHLTGNVEYFVQQKFPFKTMSMAASFLANVAFSYLTKYLFESGMLSHKYDFLDAVVSKHSKEIMDKATLVSNHDNIILSEMAPVKQALSVSLAGTFTNTEILSDDGASSPEDFHHD